In Pseudonocardia cypriaca, a single genomic region encodes these proteins:
- a CDS encoding acyl-CoA thioesterase: MSDVLTFPLTVRYMEVDAQGVVFNAWYLTYFDEAMSAFLTARGLPYAKMIEAGYDVQLVRSEIDWRSGLRWQDTAEVAVSTARIGRTSFALDFEVRRDGHEVTCSGRTVYVLIAADGSGKREIPELIADVLGDPAPLRAD, encoded by the coding sequence ATGAGCGACGTCCTCACCTTCCCCCTCACCGTCCGGTACATGGAGGTGGACGCGCAGGGCGTCGTGTTCAACGCCTGGTACCTCACCTACTTCGACGAGGCCATGTCCGCCTTCCTCACGGCGCGCGGGTTGCCCTACGCGAAGATGATCGAGGCGGGCTACGACGTGCAGCTGGTGCGCTCGGAGATCGACTGGCGATCGGGGCTGCGCTGGCAGGACACGGCGGAGGTGGCCGTGTCGACCGCCCGCATCGGGCGCACCAGCTTCGCCCTGGACTTCGAGGTGCGTCGCGACGGGCACGAGGTCACCTGCTCGGGCCGCACGGTCTACGTGCTGATCGCGGCGGACGGCTCGGGCAAGCGCGAGATCCCCGAGCTCATCGCCGACGTGCTCGGCGACCCGGCGCCGCTGCGCGCCGACTGA
- a CDS encoding MBL fold metallo-hydrolase gives MSPVDRVVTSGTFSLDGGTWDVDNNVWIVGDEREVLVVDAAHDADAIAAAVGDRRVVAVVCTHGHNDHVGAAPELADRFGAPILLHPAEAPLWEMTHPDRKPDAELADGETLTAGGVALRVLHTPGHSPGSCSLHAADLGTVFTGDTLFQGGPGATGRSFSSFDTIIDSIRGRLLTLPGDTVVRTGHGDQTTIGAELPHLEEWITRGH, from the coding sequence GTGAGCCCGGTCGACCGGGTCGTCACCTCCGGCACGTTCTCGCTCGACGGTGGCACCTGGGACGTCGACAACAACGTGTGGATCGTCGGCGACGAGCGCGAGGTGCTCGTCGTCGACGCCGCCCACGACGCCGACGCGATCGCCGCGGCCGTCGGCGACCGCCGGGTGGTGGCCGTGGTGTGCACCCACGGCCACAACGACCACGTGGGCGCCGCGCCCGAGCTCGCCGACCGCTTCGGCGCACCGATCCTGCTGCACCCGGCCGAGGCTCCGCTGTGGGAGATGACCCACCCCGACCGCAAGCCCGACGCCGAGCTGGCCGACGGCGAGACGCTCACCGCGGGCGGGGTGGCGCTGCGGGTGCTGCACACCCCCGGCCACTCCCCCGGCTCGTGCAGCCTGCACGCCGCCGACCTGGGCACGGTCTTCACCGGCGACACCCTGTTCCAGGGCGGGCCCGGCGCCACCGGCCGCTCGTTCTCGTCGTTCGACACGATCATCGACTCGATCCGCGGACGCCTGCTCACGCTGCCCGGCGACACGGTGGTCCGCACGGGCCACGGCGACCAGACGACGATCGGGGCGGAGCTGCCGCACCTGGAGGAGTGGATCACGCGGGGTCACTGA
- a CDS encoding TetR/AcrR family transcriptional regulator has product MPAPSLRARVRAELVEEIKGAARRRLATDGPALTLRAVARDLEMVPSALYRYFDGRDALLTALITDAYDELGAAAEAAEAAVDPSDLRGRWMALCRAVRRWALEHPAEYALLYGTPVPGYTAPPDTTPPASRVVVALIRVTAEAEAADVPVAPALHADLDRLVAQAPGPPADARPADSALLAGLAAWSQLFGLVGFEVFGRLAEMFEDPAAHFDHQMQTMADLAGLP; this is encoded by the coding sequence GTGCCCGCCCCGTCCCTGCGCGCCCGCGTGCGCGCCGAGCTCGTGGAGGAGATCAAGGGGGCCGCCCGCCGCCGCCTGGCGACCGACGGCCCCGCACTGACGCTCCGGGCCGTGGCGCGCGACCTCGAGATGGTTCCGTCCGCGCTCTACCGCTACTTCGACGGCCGCGACGCCCTGCTCACAGCACTGATCACCGACGCGTACGACGAGCTCGGCGCGGCTGCGGAGGCAGCCGAGGCAGCCGTGGATCCGTCCGACCTGCGGGGCCGGTGGATGGCGCTCTGCCGGGCCGTGCGCCGCTGGGCGCTGGAGCACCCCGCCGAGTACGCGCTGCTCTACGGCACCCCGGTGCCCGGCTACACCGCGCCGCCGGACACCACGCCGCCCGCGTCACGGGTGGTCGTGGCGCTGATCCGGGTTACCGCCGAGGCCGAAGCGGCGGACGTGCCGGTCGCCCCGGCGCTGCACGCGGACCTCGACCGCCTCGTCGCGCAGGCGCCCGGTCCCCCCGCCGACGCCCGCCCCGCCGACAGCGCCCTGCTCGCCGGGCTCGCCGCGTGGAGCCAGCTGTTCGGCCTGGTCGGCTTCGAGGTGTTCGGCCGGCTGGCGGAGATGTTCGAGGACCCGGCCGCCCACTTCGACCACCAGATGCAGACGATGGCCGACCTCGCCGGCCTGCCCTGA
- a CDS encoding MerR family transcriptional regulator, whose amino-acid sequence MAAPSLPDRGELLTIDQLAERSGITVRNIRYYAARGLLPPPQLRGRTGLYGSDHLARLALVSELSALGFTLAAIESHLERLPPQAGHAELALHRALLTPWVPEEIEEVDRAELERRAGRSLSDEDLESLCDLGAVTPLPDGRLQLHGAGTLGSALAVIDSDLPTDVWRRAHGLIEKHTTALAEELMEMFQDEVLQPYRERGRRADERDRLAAALSQLKPVTVLGLVTAFGRAVNRTIRERLGD is encoded by the coding sequence ATGGCGGCGCCATCCCTACCCGACCGGGGCGAGCTCCTCACGATCGACCAGCTCGCCGAGCGCTCCGGCATCACGGTCCGCAACATCCGGTACTACGCCGCCCGCGGGCTGCTCCCGCCGCCGCAGCTGCGGGGCCGCACCGGGCTGTACGGTTCGGACCACCTCGCCCGGTTGGCGCTGGTCAGCGAGCTGTCCGCGCTCGGCTTCACCCTCGCTGCGATCGAGAGCCACCTCGAACGCCTCCCCCCGCAGGCCGGCCACGCCGAGCTGGCGCTGCACCGCGCGCTGCTCACGCCGTGGGTGCCGGAGGAGATCGAGGAGGTCGACCGGGCCGAGCTGGAGAGACGCGCCGGCCGCAGCCTGTCCGACGAGGACCTCGAGTCGCTGTGCGACCTCGGCGCCGTCACCCCGCTGCCCGACGGCCGCCTCCAGCTGCACGGCGCCGGCACGCTCGGCAGCGCGCTCGCCGTGATCGACTCGGACCTACCGACCGACGTGTGGCGCCGCGCACACGGGCTCATCGAGAAACACACAACGGCGCTCGCCGAGGAACTGATGGAGATGTTCCAGGACGAGGTGCTGCAGCCCTACCGCGAGCGCGGCCGCCGCGCCGACGAGCGGGACCGCCTGGCGGCGGCGCTGTCCCAGCTCAAGCCGGTGACGGTGCTCGGGCTGGTCACGGCGTTCGGGCGGGCGGTCAACCGGACGATCCGCGAACGCCTCGGCGACTGA
- a CDS encoding DUF2867 domain-containing protein, with amino-acid sequence MVRNVHERIVPAPIERVGPLLDRIGGPHDVLWPTPGWQPMVLDGPPRVGAAGGHGGIRYRVTGYVPGRRIEFAFAPETAFRGRHTFTADSAGPDRTLLRHVIDGRLAGPARLAWPLAIRWAHDAVLEELFDNAERAVGAEPARPARRSAYVRLLRVFEVPRSTTTAPPRTPLIAGALPHVHWTDAYAVHTLPGMPGDPQVWADALFRDPPRWVLGALGLREQLVGLVGIERSGAGAFDTLARTEDEVLLGADSDHLDFRASVRCEPDRVVLTTVVQLHNRRGRAYSALVRLVHPTIVRAMLNRAARRLSGSSKTPVEQAPTMGP; translated from the coding sequence GTGGTCCGGAACGTTCACGAGCGGATCGTTCCCGCCCCGATCGAACGGGTCGGCCCGCTGCTCGACCGGATCGGCGGGCCACACGACGTGCTCTGGCCGACGCCCGGGTGGCAGCCGATGGTGCTGGACGGGCCGCCGCGCGTCGGGGCGGCAGGCGGGCACGGCGGGATCCGCTACCGCGTCACCGGGTACGTGCCGGGTCGCAGGATCGAGTTCGCCTTCGCACCGGAGACGGCGTTCCGCGGGCGCCACACCTTCACGGCCGACTCCGCCGGACCGGACCGCACGCTGCTGCGCCACGTCATCGACGGCAGGCTCGCCGGCCCGGCCCGGCTGGCGTGGCCGCTCGCCATCCGCTGGGCGCACGACGCGGTGCTGGAGGAGCTGTTCGACAACGCGGAGCGCGCGGTCGGGGCCGAGCCGGCGCGCCCGGCCCGGCGGTCGGCCTACGTGCGGCTGTTGCGGGTCTTCGAGGTGCCGCGCTCGACCACCACCGCCCCGCCGCGCACGCCGTTGATCGCCGGCGCGCTCCCGCACGTCCACTGGACGGATGCCTACGCCGTCCACACGCTTCCCGGGATGCCGGGCGACCCGCAGGTGTGGGCGGACGCCCTGTTCCGCGACCCACCGCGCTGGGTGCTCGGCGCGCTCGGGCTGCGCGAGCAGCTCGTCGGCCTCGTCGGCATCGAGCGGAGTGGCGCCGGTGCCTTCGACACGCTCGCGCGCACCGAGGACGAGGTCCTGCTCGGTGCGGACTCCGACCACCTCGACTTCCGGGCGTCGGTGCGGTGCGAGCCCGACCGCGTCGTGCTGACCACGGTCGTCCAACTGCACAACCGGCGCGGCCGGGCCTACTCGGCACTGGTGCGGCTGGTGCACCCCACCATCGTGCGCGCGATGCTGAACCGCGCCGCCCGCCGGCTGTCGGGTTCGTCCAAGACCCCGGTCGAGCAGGCGCCGACGATGGGGCCATGA
- a CDS encoding NAD-dependent epimerase/dehydratase family protein — translation MALHVVVGAGAVGVATARLLAVRGDQVRLVSRRGTGPEHPSVERVAADATDSAALARLTHGAVAIYNCAAPPYHRWTSEWPPLAAALLDTAEATGAVLVSAGNLYLYGPVDGPLTEDLPARPAGPKARVRARMWQDALARHEAGRIRTADVRASDHVGAGSQSLLTAAVLPRVLAGRRASVPADLDAPRTWTAVGDVARTIVAVADDERAWGRAWHVPSVAPLSVREVVTRACALADAPPPRLSTMPAPVLWLGGLANPLVRELRETQYQFRKPFVMDSSAATAALGVTPTPIEESLAETVHGLTPARR, via the coding sequence GTGGCGTTGCACGTGGTCGTCGGAGCCGGTGCCGTGGGGGTGGCGACGGCGCGGCTGCTCGCCGTCCGCGGTGACCAGGTTCGGCTCGTCAGCCGGCGGGGCACCGGGCCGGAACACCCCTCGGTGGAGCGGGTGGCCGCGGACGCCACCGACTCCGCCGCCCTCGCCCGCCTCACGCACGGCGCGGTGGCCATCTACAACTGCGCCGCACCTCCGTACCACCGCTGGACGAGCGAATGGCCGCCGCTGGCTGCGGCGCTGCTCGACACGGCCGAGGCAACCGGCGCCGTCCTCGTCTCGGCCGGGAACCTCTACCTCTACGGCCCGGTTGACGGCCCGCTCACCGAGGACCTGCCCGCGCGCCCTGCCGGGCCGAAGGCGCGGGTGCGGGCCCGGATGTGGCAGGACGCGCTCGCCAGGCACGAGGCAGGCCGGATCCGCACGGCCGACGTGCGGGCGTCCGATCACGTCGGCGCCGGGAGCCAGTCCCTGCTCACGGCGGCGGTGCTGCCGCGGGTGCTCGCCGGCAGGCGGGCGAGCGTGCCTGCGGACCTCGACGCTCCGCGCACCTGGACCGCCGTCGGCGACGTCGCCCGCACCATCGTCGCCGTCGCGGACGACGAGCGGGCCTGGGGCCGGGCGTGGCACGTGCCGAGCGTGGCGCCGCTGTCCGTCCGGGAGGTCGTCACCCGTGCGTGCGCGCTCGCCGACGCCCCGCCGCCGCGGCTCTCGACAATGCCCGCGCCCGTCCTGTGGCTCGGCGGGCTGGCGAACCCGCTGGTCCGCGAGCTGCGGGAGACGCAGTACCAGTTCCGGAAGCCGTTCGTCATGGACTCGTCGGCCGCGACGGCGGCCCTGGGTGTCACCCCGACGCCGATCGAGGAGAGCCTCGCGGAGACGGTCCACGGACTGACGCCGGCGCGCCGCTGA
- a CDS encoding enoyl-CoA hydratase/isomerase family protein has translation MLERDDVEVEGVPVAVLRMAHGPVNAMDLELCRALADRFRELVADPARAVVVTGSDRAFSAGVDLKRCAAGGDPYVEKFIPALVDAFRAAFELPKPLVAAVNGHAIAGGCVLAACADVVLMAEGAARIGVPEIRVGVPFPRIVLEILGVAVGDRAARELVMGARTYLPERAVQLGLVHEIVPAGELGARAAAEAAALARDVPPDTFATTKGQLRRVALERTDRYADEEEPVTTLWKRHIADGWVTRYLESVTGR, from the coding sequence GTGCTGGAACGCGATGACGTCGAAGTCGAGGGTGTTCCGGTCGCGGTGCTGCGGATGGCGCACGGCCCGGTCAACGCCATGGACCTCGAGCTGTGCCGGGCACTCGCCGACCGCTTCCGCGAGCTGGTGGCCGATCCCGCCCGTGCCGTCGTCGTCACCGGATCGGACCGCGCCTTCTCGGCAGGTGTCGACCTCAAGCGCTGCGCCGCGGGCGGCGACCCGTACGTCGAGAAGTTCATCCCGGCGTTGGTCGACGCGTTCCGGGCGGCGTTCGAGCTGCCGAAGCCGCTCGTCGCGGCGGTCAACGGGCACGCGATCGCCGGTGGCTGCGTGCTCGCGGCGTGCGCCGACGTCGTGCTGATGGCCGAGGGTGCCGCGCGGATCGGGGTGCCCGAGATCCGGGTGGGGGTGCCGTTCCCGCGCATCGTGCTGGAGATCCTGGGCGTCGCGGTGGGAGACCGGGCCGCGCGCGAGCTCGTGATGGGTGCGCGGACGTACCTCCCGGAGCGGGCCGTGCAGCTCGGGCTGGTCCACGAGATCGTCCCCGCAGGCGAGCTGGGGGCACGAGCCGCGGCCGAGGCGGCCGCGCTGGCGCGCGACGTCCCGCCCGACACCTTCGCCACCACCAAGGGGCAGCTCCGTCGCGTCGCGCTGGAGCGGACCGACCGCTACGCCGACGAGGAGGAGCCCGTTACGACGCTGTGGAAGCGCCACATCGCCGACGGGTGGGTCACCAGGTACCTGGAGTCCGTCACCGGGCGGTGA
- a CDS encoding acetyl-CoA C-acetyltransferase: MPEAYVYDAIRTPRGRGKASGSLYEVKPVSLVVGLIHELRARYPELDPAAIDDVVLGVVSPIGDQGGDIAKTAAILGGLPDTTAGVQHNRFCASGLDAVNSAAHQVRAGMADFVLAGGVESMSRVPMGSDGGAWAMDPETSYETGFVPQGIGADLIATLEGWSRDDVDAYALESQTRAAKAWANGYFARSVVPVKDRNGIVVLDRDEHVRAGTTLDALGGLQPSFEMIGDQGGFDAVALQRYHWVEKIDHVHTAGNSSGIVDGAALVLIGTEAAGKAAGLTPRARIVSTALSGSDPTIMLTGPAPATRKALARAGMTADQIDLFEMNEAFAAVVLRFMKDMGVPHEKVNVNGGAIAMGHPLGATGAMILGTLIDELERRDQRFGVATLCVGGGMGIATVVERLS, translated from the coding sequence ATGCCCGAGGCGTACGTCTACGACGCCATCCGCACGCCTCGCGGCCGGGGCAAGGCCTCCGGCTCGCTGTACGAGGTGAAGCCGGTGTCGCTCGTGGTCGGCCTCATCCACGAGCTGCGCGCCCGCTACCCGGAGCTCGACCCCGCCGCGATCGACGACGTCGTGCTCGGCGTCGTCTCCCCGATCGGCGACCAGGGCGGTGACATCGCCAAGACCGCCGCCATCCTCGGGGGCCTGCCGGACACCACCGCCGGCGTGCAGCACAACCGGTTCTGCGCCTCCGGCCTCGACGCGGTGAACAGCGCCGCCCACCAGGTGCGCGCGGGCATGGCCGACTTCGTGCTCGCAGGCGGCGTCGAGAGCATGTCCCGGGTGCCGATGGGCTCCGACGGGGGCGCGTGGGCGATGGACCCGGAGACCTCCTACGAGACCGGCTTCGTGCCGCAGGGCATCGGCGCCGACCTCATCGCCACCCTCGAGGGCTGGAGCCGCGACGACGTCGACGCGTACGCGCTCGAGTCGCAGACCCGCGCCGCGAAGGCATGGGCCAACGGCTACTTCGCGCGCTCGGTCGTCCCGGTGAAGGACCGCAACGGGATCGTGGTGCTCGACCGCGACGAGCACGTGCGCGCAGGCACCACCCTCGACGCGCTCGGCGGGCTGCAGCCGTCCTTCGAGATGATCGGCGACCAGGGCGGCTTCGACGCCGTGGCCCTGCAGCGCTACCACTGGGTCGAGAAGATCGACCACGTCCACACGGCGGGCAACTCGTCCGGCATCGTCGACGGCGCCGCGCTCGTGCTGATCGGCACCGAGGCCGCGGGCAAGGCCGCCGGGCTCACCCCACGCGCCCGGATCGTGTCGACGGCGCTGTCCGGCTCCGACCCGACGATCATGCTGACCGGCCCGGCGCCCGCCACCCGCAAGGCACTGGCGCGGGCGGGGATGACGGCCGACCAGATCGACCTGTTCGAGATGAACGAGGCCTTCGCCGCCGTCGTGCTGCGCTTCATGAAGGACATGGGCGTGCCGCACGAGAAGGTCAACGTCAACGGGGGCGCGATCGCCATGGGCCACCCGCTCGGCGCCACCGGCGCCATGATCCTCGGCACCCTCATCGACGAGCTCGAACGCCGCGACCAGCGCTTCGGCGTCGCCACATTGTGCGTCGGCGGCGGCATGGGCATCGCAACAGTCGTCGAACGCCTCTCCTGA
- a CDS encoding alpha/beta hydrolase, whose amino-acid sequence MPESREWTFKGHAGELTARTWPRAGARFTALLCHGYGEHIGRYEHVADALVRRGAVVHGVDHVGHGRSAGERVLITDFETVISDFHELATRVRDPKLPTVLVGHSMGGMIAARYAQRYGHELAALVLSGPVLGRWDAAAGLLAPAEIPDTPIDPDTLSRDPAVGKAYADDPLVWHGRFQRATLEAIVACLDRIRADGPLGALPTLWVHGEDDRLVPIDGTREGIDSLRGVVFEEKTYPDARHEIFNETNKDEVLSDVTTFITRAIGA is encoded by the coding sequence GTGCCCGAATCGCGGGAGTGGACCTTCAAGGGGCACGCGGGTGAGCTCACCGCCCGCACCTGGCCCCGAGCGGGCGCGCGCTTCACCGCGCTGCTCTGCCACGGCTACGGCGAGCACATCGGCCGGTACGAGCACGTCGCCGACGCGCTCGTGCGCCGGGGCGCCGTCGTGCACGGCGTCGACCACGTCGGCCACGGCAGGAGCGCCGGCGAGCGGGTGCTGATCACCGACTTCGAGACCGTGATCAGCGACTTCCACGAGCTCGCCACCCGGGTCCGCGACCCGAAGCTGCCCACGGTGCTGGTCGGGCACTCGATGGGCGGGATGATCGCGGCGCGCTACGCCCAGCGCTACGGCCACGAGCTGGCCGCCCTCGTGCTGTCCGGGCCCGTGCTCGGCCGCTGGGACGCCGCCGCAGGCCTGCTCGCCCCGGCCGAGATCCCGGACACCCCGATCGATCCCGACACCCTCTCCCGCGACCCGGCGGTGGGCAAGGCCTACGCCGACGACCCGCTGGTGTGGCACGGCCGCTTCCAGCGCGCCACCCTCGAGGCGATCGTCGCCTGCCTCGACCGCATCCGCGCCGACGGCCCGCTCGGCGCGCTCCCCACCCTCTGGGTGCACGGCGAGGACGACCGGCTCGTCCCGATCGACGGCACCCGCGAGGGCATCGACTCCCTGCGCGGCGTCGTCTTCGAGGAGAAGACCTACCCCGACGCCCGGCACGAGATCTTCAACGAGACCAACAAGGACGAGGTCCTGTCGGACGTCACGACCTTCATCACCCGGGCGATCGGCGCATGA
- a CDS encoding phosphotransferase family protein: MPNGGGARLGIDEIPVRVRAAIEEILGSPVVAADSQPGGFSPGLAARLVLADGRRAFAKAVGVERNPDAPGFHRREIEVLGALPPDLPVPRLLGSYDDGSWVALVVEDVAGEAPAEPWRADELARVVEAMAKLADRLTPSPIEVRPVATFDEELFRGWRTLAANPVAAAPLGPAVCARLDELAGIEEGWTAAAAGDSLVHTDLRADNILLTPHGVVFVDWPHARIGAPWLDLLFMLPSVAATGTDPGEVWAAYPPARAADPDAVTAVLVAQTGFFLYHSLLPPPPNLERVREFQRVQGEAAMRWVEARLR; this comes from the coding sequence ATGCCGAACGGAGGGGGAGCCCGGCTGGGCATCGACGAGATCCCGGTGCGCGTGCGGGCAGCGATCGAGGAGATCCTCGGCTCGCCCGTCGTCGCCGCCGACTCGCAGCCGGGTGGGTTCTCGCCCGGCCTCGCCGCCCGCCTGGTGCTGGCCGACGGCCGGCGGGCGTTCGCCAAGGCCGTCGGCGTCGAGCGCAACCCCGACGCCCCCGGGTTCCACCGGCGGGAGATCGAGGTGCTCGGTGCCCTGCCGCCGGACCTGCCCGTGCCGCGCCTGCTCGGCAGCTACGACGACGGCAGCTGGGTGGCGCTCGTCGTCGAGGACGTGGCCGGGGAGGCGCCCGCGGAGCCGTGGCGCGCGGACGAGCTGGCGCGGGTCGTCGAGGCCATGGCGAAGCTCGCCGACCGGCTCACGCCGAGCCCGATCGAGGTCCGGCCGGTCGCGACGTTCGACGAGGAGCTGTTCCGCGGCTGGCGGACGCTCGCGGCGAACCCGGTCGCCGCCGCCCCGCTCGGCCCCGCCGTGTGCGCCCGGCTCGACGAGCTCGCCGGCATCGAGGAGGGCTGGACCGCCGCCGCGGCGGGGGATTCGCTGGTGCACACCGACCTGCGCGCCGACAACATCCTGCTGACCCCGCACGGGGTGGTGTTCGTCGACTGGCCGCACGCCCGGATCGGTGCGCCGTGGCTCGACCTGCTGTTCATGCTGCCGAGCGTCGCCGCGACCGGGACCGATCCCGGGGAGGTCTGGGCGGCGTACCCGCCTGCGCGGGCGGCCGACCCGGACGCGGTCACGGCCGTTCTCGTCGCGCAGACGGGATTCTTCCTGTACCACTCGCTGCTGCCGCCGCCCCCGAACCTGGAACGGGTGCGGGAGTTCCAGCGGGTGCAGGGCGAGGCGGCGATGCGCTGGGTCGAAGCCCGGCTGCGCTGA
- a CDS encoding S-(hydroxymethyl)mycothiol dehydrogenase has protein sequence MPQQVRGVVAHKKGEPVSLETVIVPDPGPGEAVVKVQACGVCHTDLHYREGGINDEFPFLLGHEAAGVVETVGEGVTDVAPGDFVILNWRAVDGTCRACRRGEPWYCFSTHNAAQKMTLESGQELSPALGIGAFIEKTLVHAGQCTKVNPEVKPEVAGLLGCGVMAGIGAAINTGKVGRGDSIAVIGCGGVGNAAIAGARLAGASTIIAIDVDDRKLTWAKEFGATHTINSRAQDVVEGVQALTDGNGANVVVEAVGRPETYKQAFYARDLAGTVVLVGVPTPDMMVELPLIDVFGRGGSLKSSWYGDCLPSRDFPMLVDLHLQGRLPLEKFVSETIGLDDVEAAFEKMHKGEVLRSVVVL, from the coding sequence ATGCCACAGCAGGTCCGCGGGGTCGTCGCGCACAAGAAGGGCGAGCCGGTCTCGCTGGAGACGGTGATCGTGCCGGACCCGGGGCCCGGTGAGGCGGTCGTGAAGGTGCAGGCCTGCGGGGTCTGCCACACCGACCTGCACTACCGCGAGGGCGGGATCAACGACGAGTTCCCGTTCCTGCTCGGGCACGAGGCCGCGGGGGTCGTCGAGACCGTCGGCGAGGGCGTCACGGACGTGGCGCCGGGGGACTTCGTCATCCTCAACTGGCGCGCCGTCGACGGAACCTGCCGCGCGTGCCGCCGCGGCGAGCCCTGGTACTGCTTCTCCACGCACAACGCCGCGCAGAAGATGACGCTCGAGTCGGGCCAGGAGCTGTCGCCCGCGCTCGGCATCGGCGCGTTCATCGAGAAGACCCTCGTCCACGCCGGTCAGTGCACGAAGGTGAACCCCGAGGTCAAGCCGGAGGTCGCCGGGCTGCTCGGCTGCGGCGTCATGGCCGGGATCGGCGCGGCCATCAACACCGGCAAGGTGGGCCGTGGCGACTCGATCGCCGTGATCGGCTGCGGCGGCGTGGGCAACGCGGCGATCGCGGGCGCCCGGCTCGCCGGCGCGTCCACGATCATCGCGATCGACGTGGACGACCGGAAGCTCACCTGGGCGAAGGAGTTCGGCGCCACCCACACCATCAACTCTCGAGCCCAGGACGTCGTCGAGGGCGTGCAGGCGCTCACCGACGGCAACGGCGCGAACGTCGTCGTCGAGGCGGTCGGCCGGCCGGAGACCTACAAGCAGGCCTTCTACGCCCGCGACCTCGCCGGCACCGTCGTGCTCGTCGGCGTGCCCACGCCGGACATGATGGTCGAGCTGCCCCTGATCGACGTGTTCGGCCGCGGCGGCTCGCTCAAGTCGTCCTGGTACGGCGACTGCCTGCCGTCGCGCGACTTCCCCATGCTCGTCGACCTGCACCTGCAGGGCAGGCTGCCGCTGGAGAAGTTCGTCAGCGAGACGATCGGGCTGGACGACGTCGAGGCCGCGTTCGAGAAGATGCACAAGGGCGAGGTGCTGCGATCGGTGGTGGTCCTGTGA
- a CDS encoding TetR/AcrR family transcriptional regulator — MPVRKRLTAGDWTSAALAALARGGVAAVAVEPIAASLGTTKGSFYWHFDSRDALLEAALLEWERAETDDVIALVETEPDMLRRLRKLLAVALGTGIEQPGSGVELALQPSADHPLVAPVLARITTRRLDYLAGMFRELGFPPDEARQRSLLAYTAYLGHAQLAHATPDAAPAGDQVPAYVDTVIATLTAR, encoded by the coding sequence ATGCCGGTGCGGAAGCGTCTGACGGCGGGCGACTGGACGTCCGCCGCGCTCGCGGCGCTGGCCCGCGGCGGGGTCGCCGCCGTGGCCGTGGAGCCGATAGCGGCGTCGCTCGGCACCACCAAGGGCAGCTTCTACTGGCACTTCGACAGCCGGGACGCGCTGCTGGAAGCCGCACTGCTCGAGTGGGAGCGCGCCGAGACCGACGACGTGATCGCGCTGGTCGAGACGGAGCCGGACATGCTCCGGAGGCTGCGCAAACTGCTCGCAGTCGCCCTCGGCACAGGCATCGAGCAGCCGGGGTCGGGCGTCGAGCTCGCCCTTCAGCCCAGCGCGGACCACCCGCTGGTCGCTCCGGTGCTGGCCCGGATCACCACCCGCCGCCTCGACTACCTGGCCGGGATGTTCCGCGAGCTCGGCTTCCCGCCCGACGAGGCCCGGCAGCGGAGCCTGCTCGCCTACACGGCGTACCTCGGCCACGCGCAGCTCGCGCACGCCACCCCGGACGCCGCGCCTGCAGGCGACCAGGTTCCCGCCTACGTCGACACGGTGATCGCGACGCTCACCGCCCGGTGA
- a CDS encoding DUF3224 domain-containing protein, which yields MTTTTGRFDLTSWAEDAYDDADGARLLKVQNTKTFEGGISGTSSTELLQAIAGDGGAAYVGMERVAGEIDGRKGTFVLRHSASMTADGGGDMRVDVVPGSATGDLAGLTGELTITMTPEREHSYSFAYSLP from the coding sequence ATGACGACGACCACCGGCCGCTTCGACCTCACCAGTTGGGCCGAGGATGCCTACGACGACGCCGACGGCGCCCGGCTCCTGAAGGTGCAGAACACCAAGACGTTCGAGGGCGGGATCTCCGGCACCAGCTCGACGGAGCTCCTGCAGGCGATCGCGGGCGACGGCGGCGCGGCCTACGTGGGGATGGAGCGGGTCGCGGGGGAGATCGACGGGCGGAAGGGCACGTTCGTGTTGCGGCACTCGGCGTCGATGACGGCGGACGGGGGCGGTGACATGCGGGTGGACGTCGTGCCCGGCTCCGCCACCGGCGACCTCGCCGGGCTCACCGGGGAGCTGACGATCACGATGACCCCGGAGCGCGAGCACTCCTACTCGTTCGCGTACTCGTTGCCCTGA